In one window of Ruminococcus hominis DNA:
- a CDS encoding restriction endonuclease subunit S, whose protein sequence is MKPIDDFCYIDIGSIDNKNQKLNDKEFIITADKAPSRARKIVAIGDILYSTVRPYLHNMCIVNRTFSHQPIASTGFAALTCHTGFYNKFLFYYLMSPDFDAYANSTDNAKGVAYPAINDAKLYRALIPVPPEEEQKRIIKRLKKILPYVDTYSTTYSETESLNNAFPDRIKKSILQEAVQGKLVPQNPSDEPASVLLERIRAEKQKLIAEGKIKKDKHESVIFRRDNSHYEKRGSEEVCIDDEIPFEIPENWTWTRLKNICSLIGDIDHNMPKSVSSDVGVLFLSAKDLLDDGTINYTQNVKYISRADFERLSRKALPKKHDIIYSRIGAALGKARLVEIDREFLVSYSCCVVRPLLVYAPYIRYYLESPQILLHSIKARQSIGVPDLGMGEIKKYLVALPPYNEQVRIVEQLEVLLDRCNFKK, encoded by the coding sequence ATGAAACCGATAGATGATTTTTGTTATATAGATATTGGATCTATTGATAACAAAAATCAAAAACTTAATGATAAAGAATTTATTATCACTGCAGATAAAGCACCATCAAGGGCAAGAAAAATTGTTGCTATTGGTGATATTCTTTATTCTACTGTGCGTCCATATCTGCATAATATGTGCATTGTTAATCGAACTTTTAGCCATCAACCTATTGCTAGTACTGGCTTTGCTGCGCTTACTTGTCACACTGGTTTTTACAATAAATTCCTGTTTTATTATTTGATGTCACCAGACTTCGATGCATACGCAAATAGCACTGACAATGCCAAAGGCGTTGCCTATCCTGCAATTAATGATGCTAAACTATATCGAGCACTTATACCAGTTCCACCTGAAGAGGAGCAAAAACGTATTATTAAAAGGCTCAAAAAAATATTGCCTTATGTTGATACTTACAGTACTACATATTCTGAAACAGAATCTCTAAACAATGCTTTCCCTGATAGAATAAAAAAATCTATCTTACAGGAGGCAGTTCAAGGAAAACTTGTTCCACAGAATCCATCAGATGAACCAGCATCTGTTCTCCTGGAACGTATTCGTGCAGAAAAGCAAAAGTTAATAGCTGAAGGAAAAATAAAAAAAGACAAGCACGAATCCGTTATTTTCAGAAGGGATAATTCTCATTATGAAAAGCGTGGTTCAGAGGAAGTTTGCATTGATGATGAAATTCCTTTTGAAATACCGGAAAACTGGACATGGACTCGTCTGAAAAATATATGTAGCTTGATTGGAGATATTGATCACAATATGCCGAAATCTGTATCTTCTGACGTAGGTGTACTTTTTCTGTCTGCAAAAGATTTGTTGGATGATGGAACAATAAACTACACTCAAAATGTCAAATATATTTCAAGAGCAGATTTTGAAAGGTTGTCCAGAAAGGCTTTACCGAAGAAACATGATATTATTTACTCTAGAATTGGTGCCGCATTAGGAAAAGCAAGATTGGTAGAAATAGACAGAGAATTCTTAGTGTCATACTCATGTTGCGTTGTTCGTCCACTTTTGGTTTATGCTCCATATATTCGTTATTATTTGGAAAGTCCTCAGATACTACTCCATTCAATAAAGGCAAGACAATCCATTGGTGTTCCTGATTTGGGTATGGGTGAAATTAAAAAATATTTAGTAGCATTACCTCCATATAATGAACAGGTACGCATTGTTGAGCAATTAGAAGTCCTATTGGAC